The Toxorhynchites rutilus septentrionalis strain SRP chromosome 3, ASM2978413v1, whole genome shotgun sequence genome includes a region encoding these proteins:
- the LOC129772997 gene encoding uncharacterized protein LOC129772997, translating to MQLPNKLVDINDFTLPSDATLADPSFNKPGRIDLILGVQVFYELLRDGQIKIGADGPILQNTALGWVVSGKVKDEKQRTAVANVANVVLEASIENLLTRFWETESCHIKSTQSLEEKECEDHFAKTVKRDSSGRFVVALPKKDALVSQLGNSRDIADRRFCSLERRLNSNPQLKEAYSAFIHEYVNLGHMKLVDDDASTNSLVPTYYLPHHCVVRPDSITTKLRVVFDASCTTDSGISLNDALLVGPVVQDDLLSILLRFRIPQFAITADIEKMYRQILVQESDQPLERIRWRDTPSEPIKSYQLTTVTYGTSAAPYLATKCLQKLSEDNTTTYALASVAVGRDFYMDDLLTGADTVEEGRQLCRELLDLTNSAGFSLRKWTSNNPENLTDVPDQLKDERTLLKIDASTSPSPLVFSGILSLTSSDSKLQRIVISYQLQNELSIRTSHAYLTHLG from the coding sequence ATGCAGTTGCCTAATAAACTAGTTGATATCAACGACTTTACATTGCCTTCCGATGCTACGTTAGCCGATCCTTCGTTCAACAAACCGGGACGTATCGACCTAATACTTGGCGTGCAAGTTTTCTATGAGCTTTTGCGTGATGGTCAGATTAAAATCGGTGCCGATGGACCCATTTTGCAAAACACCGCTTTGGGATGGGTGGTATCAGGAAAAGTGAAGGATGAGAAACAACGAACTGCTGTCGCCAATGTAGCTAATGTAGTACTAGAAGCCTCAATCGAAAATCTACTTACGCGATTCTGGGAAACTGAGTCGTGTCATATCAAGAGCACTCAATCATTGGAAGAAAAGGAGTGTGAGGATCATTTCGCTAAAACGGTTAAACGGGACTCATCCGGTCGTTTCGTTGTCGCACTTCCCAAGAAAGATGCATTGGTTTCGCAGCTTGGGAATTCCAGAGATATTGCTGATCGTCGATTCTGCTCATTAGAACGTCGTTTAAATTCGAACCCTCAGCTGAAGGAAGCATATTCTGCTTTCATTCACGAGTACGTTAACCTGGGCCATATGAAACTGGTCGATGATGATGCGTCTACTAACTCGCTTGTTCCAACCTATTACCTTCCACATCATTGTGTTGTGAGGCCCGACAGTATCACCACCAAACTTCGTGTTGTCTTCGACGCATCATGCACCACGGATTCTGGAATATCCCTTAATGATGCGCTACTAGTGGGACCGGTTGTTCAAGACGACCTTCTCTCAATCCTATTGAGATTCAGGATACCGCAGTTTGCCATTACTGCCGACATCGAAAAGATGTACAGGCAAATATTAGTTCAAGAGTCTGATCAACCCCTAGAAAGAATTAGATGGAGAGACACACCTTCGGAACCCATTAAAAGCTATCAGCTTACAACCGTAACATACGGCACATCTGCAGCTCCATATCTCGCAACAAAATGCCTCCAGAAGCTTTCCGAAGATAACACCACAACCTATGCTCTCGCATCGGTCGCCGTTGGTCGCGATTTTTATATGGATGACTTGCTTACAGGAGCCGATACTGTCGAAGAAGGACGACAACTCTGCAGGGAATTGCTCGATCTCACTAATTCTGCCGGGTTTTCGCTTCGCAAGTGGACATCAAACAATCCAGAAAATCTCACTGACGTACCGGATCAACTGAAGGATGAGCGCACTTTGTTGAAAATCGATGCTTCTACTTCCCCCTCCCCCTTGGTCTTCAGTGGGATATTGTCGCTGACGAGTTCAGATTCGAAGCTCCAACGCATAGTGATCAGCTACCAATTACAAAACGAATTGTCTATTCGGACATCGCACGCTTATTTGACCCACTTGGGCTAG